A genomic stretch from Oreochromis niloticus isolate F11D_XX linkage group LG11, O_niloticus_UMD_NMBU, whole genome shotgun sequence includes:
- the LOC102076932 gene encoding CD209 antigen-like protein A isoform X1, which produces MAEQRFNNTPVNLKPKKRCQSKVKTKENNVFEEMNMKNKGTKRTSDTNDKQCACIKSCTSVTACWGVLLLIMALRIYFTTLLIHKNEDLTRSQLNWTNTSTAFETQIRDLSAENQNLTEQIKLMKMELSLGPEKSCKHCEEGWLHFECNCYAINDAEPHEQKTWEEARENCKGKISDLAVVINAAEKKYISEKSWGSSGNKGYWIGLRVEGGKWKWVDGSYLTNNSWIQQPPSDGLCVISVQNEGFKSVSCDKKKQWICKKRL; this is translated from the exons ATGGCAGAGCAGAGGTTTAACAACACACCCGTCAATCTAAAACCTAAAAAGCGATGCCAGTCAAAAG ttaaaacaaaggaaaacaacGTGTTTGAAGAaatgaacatgaaaaataaaggaACTAAACGAACTTCTGACACAAACG ATAAGCAGTGTGCATGTATAAAATCTTGTACATCAGTAACCGCTTGCTGGGGTGTTCTGTTACTGATCATGGCCCTTCGCATCTATT ttaccACATTGTTAATTCATAAGAACGAAGACTTAACGAGGAGTCAACTCAACTGGACAAACACCTCCACTGCCTTTGAAACACAGATCAGAGACCTGAGTGCAGAAAACCAGAACCTAACAGAACAAATAAAACTCATGAAGATGGAGCTCAGTCTTGGTCCAG AAAAGTCATGCAAACATTGTGAGGAGGGCTGGCTCCACTTTGAGTGCAACTGCTATGCAATTAATGATGCTGAACCTCATGAGCAGAAAACCTGGGAAGAAGCTCGAGAAAACTGCAAGGGAAAGATTTCCGATTTGGCTGTTGTAATTAATGCAGCAGAAAAG AAATATATCAGTGAGAAAAGCTGGGGGAGTTCAGGAAACAAAGGATACTGGATTGGTCTCAGAGTTGAAGGTGGGAAATGGAAATGGGTAGATGGAAGTTATCTGACTAATAA ctCCTGGATTCAGCAGCCTCCTTCTGATGGTCTCTGTGTAATTTCTGTCCAAAACGAAGGATTtaaatcagtgagctgtgaCAAGAAGAAACAATGGATTTGTAAAAAGAGACTCTAA
- the LOC102076932 gene encoding low affinity immunoglobulin epsilon Fc receptor isoform X2 — protein MAEQRFNNTPVNLKPKKRCQSKVKTKENNVFEEMNMKNKGTKRTSDTNDKQCACIKSCTSVTACWGVLLLIMALRIYFTTLLIHKNEDLTRSQLNWTNTSTAFETQIRDLSAENQNLTEQIKLMKMELSLGPEKSCKHCEEGWLHFECNCYAINDAEPHEQKTWEEARENCKGKISDLAVVINAAEKKYISEKSWGSSGNKGYWIGLRVEAPGFSSLLLMVSV, from the exons ATGGCAGAGCAGAGGTTTAACAACACACCCGTCAATCTAAAACCTAAAAAGCGATGCCAGTCAAAAG ttaaaacaaaggaaaacaacGTGTTTGAAGAaatgaacatgaaaaataaaggaACTAAACGAACTTCTGACACAAACG ATAAGCAGTGTGCATGTATAAAATCTTGTACATCAGTAACCGCTTGCTGGGGTGTTCTGTTACTGATCATGGCCCTTCGCATCTATT ttaccACATTGTTAATTCATAAGAACGAAGACTTAACGAGGAGTCAACTCAACTGGACAAACACCTCCACTGCCTTTGAAACACAGATCAGAGACCTGAGTGCAGAAAACCAGAACCTAACAGAACAAATAAAACTCATGAAGATGGAGCTCAGTCTTGGTCCAG AAAAGTCATGCAAACATTGTGAGGAGGGCTGGCTCCACTTTGAGTGCAACTGCTATGCAATTAATGATGCTGAACCTCATGAGCAGAAAACCTGGGAAGAAGCTCGAGAAAACTGCAAGGGAAAGATTTCCGATTTGGCTGTTGTAATTAATGCAGCAGAAAAG AAATATATCAGTGAGAAAAGCTGGGGGAGTTCAGGAAACAAAGGATACTGGATTGGTCTCAGAGTTGAAG ctCCTGGATTCAGCAGCCTCCTTCTGATGGTCTCTGTGTAA